In the Candidatus Bathyarchaeia archaeon genome, ATCATGTTGACGAATTTGTCGGGGTTAAACAGTTCTAGGTCCTTGTATTCCTGCCCTACCCCGATGAACAAAATCGGCTTCTGCGTCACATACGTCACACTCAACGCCGCGCCACCCTTCACGTCCGCATCCACCTTAGTCAAAATCGTCGCGTCAATACCCACACATTTATTGAATTCTTCTGCCTGCTGCACCGCATCGTTCCCCGCCAGCGAATCCACCGTCAAAATGGTGAAGTCAGGCTGCACCACACGCTTCACCTTAGACAACTCACTCATCAAGTTCTGGTTAGTCTGCATCCTGCCCGCCGTATCAATCAAGACAACGCTTGTGCCATGAGCTTTGGCGTGGCTAACCGTGTCAAATGCCACCGCCGCGGGGTCAGCTCCGTACTGGTGCTTAATCACCTTCAAGTTCAACCGTCGCGCATGCTCCTCTAACTGCTCGATGCTGCCTGCACGATAAGTGTCGCTGCCCGCCAAAACGAG is a window encoding:
- the ftsY gene encoding signal recognition particle-docking protein FtsY, with translation MFDKLKSGFKGLVTKVTTAELKPQNLRPLLDDFKMTLAENDVAFEVADKVCDELEKRLTGVQVKRLEDRKNFVEENLRQVLLEVMLPKEKIDLLAKAEEKRNEKDPLVLMFVGINGTGKTTSIAKVAQYFKNKKYSLVLAGSDTYRAGSIEQLEEHARRLNLKVIKHQYGADPAAVAFDTVSHAKAHGTSVVLIDTAGRMQTNQNLMSELSKVKRVVQPDFTILTVDSLAGNDAVQQAEEFNKCVGIDATILTKVDADVKGGAALSVTYVTQKPILFIGVGQEYKDLELFNPDKFVNMILR